The Synergistaceae bacterium genome window below encodes:
- the rpe gene encoding ribulose-phosphate 3-epimerase: MAGSFQMIELKRDKPVLIAPSLLSADALNMERHIESLEGEADWLHVDIMDGHFVPNLSYGPSLVRALRKRYPSAFIDVHIMVEPPESFVDIFLAEKPSVLTVHSEATPHIHRVLQKIRSAGCRAGVSINPGTPAEILLPILHMADLVLVMSVNPGYGGQSFIPEVLGKVSMLSKWRGEHGWDFLIEMDGGLGPENIAAAVGYGCDVVVAGNAVFGQPDPNQVIKQMREKAERG; this comes from the coding sequence ATGGCAGGATCGTTTCAAATGATAGAATTGAAAAGAGACAAACCTGTGCTGATAGCTCCGTCTCTTCTCTCCGCAGATGCACTTAACATGGAGCGCCATATTGAGAGCCTTGAGGGGGAGGCTGACTGGCTTCATGTAGATATAATGGACGGGCATTTCGTGCCGAATCTTTCTTACGGGCCGTCTCTGGTCAGGGCACTGAGAAAGAGATACCCCTCAGCGTTCATTGACGTGCATATCATGGTCGAGCCTCCCGAATCTTTCGTCGATATATTTCTGGCAGAAAAGCCCTCCGTTCTGACTGTGCACTCGGAAGCCACTCCGCACATACATAGGGTGTTGCAGAAGATCCGGTCCGCAGGATGTAGAGCCGGCGTTTCCATCAACCCGGGGACCCCGGCTGAGATACTCTTGCCGATACTGCACATGGCGGATCTTGTTCTTGTAATGTCTGTCAATCCAGGATATGGGGGTCAGTCGTTTATACCTGAGGTACTCGGAAAGGTCTCTATGCTTTCAAAGTGGCGCGGCGAACATGGATGGGATTTTCTAATTGAGATGGATGGCGGACTGGGGCCCGAAAACATTGCTGCAGCCGTCGGATATGGGTGCGACGTCGTTGTTGCGGGAAACGCGGTATTTGGACAGCCGGATCCAAATCAAGTTATAAAGCAGATGAGAGAAAAGGCTGAAAGGGGGTAA